Proteins from a genomic interval of Leeia speluncae:
- a CDS encoding helix-turn-helix transcriptional regulator — protein sequence MARLAAKHSLQHPLVESRVYETEPDWHEHDYCQLLFGLSGQSEVEMGGQLFHTNAASAVIIPAGVRHDFLGDDENRQLVIDLPACTVAIPHRLLDKPFEFAIPNALGRLLQQTKATRSPQTNWALSVRVADQVVQLLGGKQNDATYFPVRQIDAYLRQHLATPLSTSQLSEQFGWKARRFHDLFCEAFGDTPQRYQHRLRLDFALSLLSKHTESLTDIANTLGYADQPAFTRHFSARFGTPPGKWRGALLSDIHHPHTN from the coding sequence ATGGCAAGGCTGGCGGCTAAGCATTCTTTGCAACACCCATTGGTAGAATCCCGCGTCTACGAGACAGAACCGGATTGGCATGAACACGATTATTGCCAGCTATTATTTGGCTTAAGCGGCCAATCGGAAGTAGAAATGGGTGGGCAGTTATTTCATACCAATGCAGCCTCCGCCGTCATCATTCCCGCCGGCGTTCGACATGATTTTTTGGGCGATGATGAAAACCGCCAGTTAGTCATCGACCTACCGGCATGCACCGTGGCGATTCCCCACCGGCTACTAGATAAGCCATTTGAATTTGCCATACCAAATGCACTTGGGCGATTGCTTCAGCAAACAAAAGCAACGAGATCTCCGCAAACCAACTGGGCCTTATCGGTGAGGGTGGCAGACCAAGTGGTTCAGCTATTGGGAGGCAAGCAAAATGATGCAACCTATTTTCCCGTTCGGCAGATTGATGCCTATTTGCGCCAACACTTGGCAACACCACTCAGCACCAGCCAACTATCTGAACAGTTTGGCTGGAAAGCTCGGCGTTTTCATGATCTATTTTGCGAAGCCTTTGGGGATACCCCGCAACGTTACCAGCATCGGCTACGGCTAGATTTCGCGTTATCTTTACTTTCTAAACACACAGAGAGCCTGACTGATATTGCCAATACGCTGGGTTATGCAGACCAACCAGCATTTACCCGCCACTTTAGCGCGCGCTTTGGCACACCCCCAGGAAAATGGCGTGGGGCATTACTTTCTGATATTCACCATCCACACACAAACTAA
- the lhpI gene encoding bifunctional Delta(1)-pyrroline-2-carboxylate/Delta(1)-piperideine-2-carboxylate reductase, protein MRIFNATETAALLPYPALVAQLANTMPEYAAEQIHSPERQVIPLNNGGVLLSMPASAKDIAIHKLVNVCPTNQAINLPTIHGLVNAFDPNTGAPLFSLDGPTVTGRRTAAVTCLAIKTLLATPPSVVRLIGTGTQSKSHAEAIATMFPEATLLIASRNEEAASAFIQTMAAVGVTVAAAQQHPLNEAADVVITLTTSKTPIYDEAPSANRLVIGVGAFQPTSAEVSAKVVNASELVVDDLHGAKEEAGDIILAGSDWQQVKALASYLNQPAPTGRPIFFKSVGSAAWDLAAGRVAAAQLASVA, encoded by the coding sequence ATGCGCATCTTTAACGCCACCGAAACTGCTGCCCTTTTACCATACCCTGCCTTAGTCGCCCAATTGGCTAACACCATGCCGGAATATGCGGCTGAACAAATTCATAGCCCAGAAAGACAGGTGATTCCGTTAAATAACGGCGGCGTGTTACTTTCTATGCCTGCTAGCGCAAAGGATATTGCCATTCACAAGCTAGTGAATGTTTGCCCCACTAATCAGGCAATCAACTTACCCACCATTCATGGCTTGGTCAATGCCTTTGACCCAAACACCGGCGCCCCTTTGTTTTCATTAGATGGCCCTACCGTCACCGGTAGGAGAACCGCCGCTGTGACCTGCTTGGCCATCAAAACGTTGCTGGCCACACCACCAAGCGTAGTGCGCTTAATTGGCACGGGTACACAATCGAAAAGCCATGCCGAAGCAATTGCTACGATGTTCCCAGAAGCAACCCTTTTAATCGCGAGCCGTAATGAAGAAGCCGCCAGCGCGTTTATCCAAACCATGGCAGCAGTTGGGGTTACCGTCGCCGCTGCCCAGCAACATCCATTAAACGAAGCGGCCGATGTGGTGATCACCCTTACCACCAGTAAAACCCCGATTTATGATGAAGCACCGTCTGCCAACCGCCTAGTGATTGGCGTGGGCGCATTCCAGCCTACATCTGCCGAAGTCTCTGCCAAGGTGGTGAATGCTAGCGAGTTAGTTGTAGATGATTTGCACGGCGCCAAAGAAGAAGCGGGCGACATTATTTTGGCAGGCAGTGATTGGCAACAGGTAAAGGCATTAGCCAGCTACCTTAACCAACCAGCACCTACTGGCCGCCCGATCTTTTTTAAGAGTGTTGGCAGTGCCGCGTGGGATTTAGCTGCGGGACGAGTCGCCGCAGCGCAACTAGCCAGCGTCGCTTAA
- a CDS encoding DMT family transporter, translating to MLGLSALFVLIWSTGFIVGRAIVDVASPNLFLTARFLLAALLFGLLALQAKAKWPSKQEIPRLLGVGALLNGLYLAGGYWAVSKGLSPAIMALLGALQPLFTTLLAIFVLNEKPARLFWLGLLAGIAGVVLVLLPALNVATHHFSIWVVAVGMIAVLSLTVGTVLQKTRIAQLDLRVSSAIQNLGGAMFTGVVAVWLNESRWEQGTLLYGALAWAALVLSGAGTGLLLWLVRKGKVAQVATLMYLAPPLAAIEAYYWFDARLTAIQLVGFAFAALGVWVCHLSESRKHGKAGG from the coding sequence ATGTTGGGTTTGAGTGCCTTATTTGTATTAATCTGGTCAACCGGATTTATTGTTGGCAGGGCGATTGTGGATGTCGCCAGCCCTAACTTATTCCTTACCGCGCGATTCTTATTGGCGGCACTGCTATTTGGTTTGCTGGCCCTGCAGGCAAAAGCGAAGTGGCCAAGCAAGCAGGAAATTCCCCGTCTGCTGGGCGTCGGCGCCTTACTCAATGGCTTATATCTTGCGGGGGGTTATTGGGCGGTATCGAAAGGCCTATCTCCGGCGATTATGGCGTTATTAGGCGCCCTACAGCCGCTATTTACCACCTTACTTGCTATATTTGTGCTAAATGAAAAACCTGCCCGTTTGTTTTGGCTAGGTTTACTTGCGGGGATTGCAGGCGTGGTACTGGTGCTACTGCCGGCGTTAAATGTAGCGACACATCATTTTTCTATTTGGGTGGTAGCCGTAGGCATGATTGCCGTGCTATCGCTCACGGTGGGGACGGTTTTGCAAAAAACCCGCATTGCTCAATTAGACCTGCGGGTAAGTTCGGCGATTCAGAACCTTGGTGGCGCGATGTTTACAGGTGTTGTCGCTGTGTGGTTAAACGAATCTCGCTGGGAGCAAGGCACGTTATTGTATGGCGCACTGGCATGGGCTGCCTTGGTCTTATCTGGTGCGGGCACCGGATTGTTGCTGTGGTTGGTACGCAAAGGCAAAGTCGCCCAAGTGGCCACGCTAATGTACTTAGCTCCACCACTTGCTGCCATAGAAGCGTATTATTGGTTTGATGCCCGCTTAACAGCGATCCAATTAGTAGGATTTGCGTTTGCCGCACTAGGCGTGTGGGTCTGTCATCTCAGCGAAAGTAGAAAGCATGGCAAGGCTGGCGGCTAA
- a CDS encoding FadR/GntR family transcriptional regulator: MNQTMDAGFRPMQVYEQVAERIRAGILEGLFLPGSRMPAERELAAQFNVGRPAVREAIAALQNEQLVVTKRNSGTYICDDAVVLLQRKTNPDRPALEADLSPTSTLQARLLLEPAIVRRAAEHRRRDPLAETYLAQMETITNIEDPEQQMLWNNSDRLFHRQLAVMTGDPLLIRIADEVASTMDQPLWKRLKDQSIFEAQRIRLYAAEHRLIYEAIVEGDADAAAFYVEKHIKRVEKDITQEE, encoded by the coding sequence ATGAATCAAACAATGGATGCTGGCTTTCGGCCAATGCAAGTGTACGAGCAAGTGGCAGAGAGAATCCGCGCGGGGATTTTAGAAGGGCTGTTTTTGCCCGGCAGCCGCATGCCAGCAGAGCGAGAATTAGCCGCGCAATTTAATGTCGGTCGCCCAGCGGTGAGAGAGGCAATTGCCGCCTTGCAGAATGAACAATTGGTGGTGACGAAGCGTAACTCTGGCACCTATATTTGTGATGATGCGGTGGTGTTGCTGCAGCGAAAAACCAACCCAGATCGCCCCGCGCTAGAGGCAGATCTTAGCCCCACCTCAACGCTACAAGCCCGCCTGTTACTTGAGCCTGCCATTGTGCGTCGAGCGGCAGAACATCGCCGCCGCGACCCCTTGGCGGAAACCTACTTGGCGCAGATGGAAACCATCACCAATATCGAAGATCCAGAGCAGCAAATGCTTTGGAATAATAGTGATCGCTTGTTTCATCGCCAATTGGCGGTCATGACGGGCGATCCGCTGCTTATTCGCATTGCAGATGAAGTGGCGAGTACCATGGATCAGCCCTTATGGAAGCGGCTAAAAGACCAAAGTATTTTTGAGGCGCAGCGGATTCGCTTGTACGCAGCAGAGCATCGTCTTATTTATGAAGCGATTGTAGAGGGGGATGCCGATGCGGCGGCTTTTTATGTAGAAAAACACATTAAGCGCGTCGAAAAAGACATCACCCAAGAAGAATAA